The Corynebacterium renale genome includes a region encoding these proteins:
- a CDS encoding UDP-N-acetylmuramoyl-tripeptide--D-alanyl-D-alanine ligase, with protein sequence MIELSLREIADIVGGTLVGGADPDAAVTGNVEFDSRKIGPGDLFIALPGARVDGHDFVRQAVEKHGAVAAIVTHDVGMPAILVAPQGRSESTSDVYAHDEDGSMAAAIDALSALAREVIDRLAADGLTVVGVTGSAGKTSTKDLLASVLSQAGPTVAPPGSFNNELGHPYTALRCTPETSYLVAEMSARGIGHIAHLAQIAPPRIGVELNVGSAHVGEFGSRENIAVAKGELVEALPDAGAGGIAVLNADDPFVAGMAPRTEARTLWYSAGHPVEGAPKPDVWATDITVGADGCAEFSLNTADGITEIALGIAGEHQVANALAAATGGLAVGLDLATVAQALCEHRAVSPHRMATFTRNDGVTIIDDAYNANPESMRAGIESAVQSARSRAQDYPNARVYAVLGPMGELGSAATTAHRELGQWITQRHVAVTIGVGEDELSHALVSGVTANSSPGVTGFLVADKDAAVRYLHEHIRPGDVVLVKASNASHLWEVAEALNTSVSGA encoded by the coding sequence ATGATTGAACTATCTTTGCGCGAAATCGCCGACATCGTTGGAGGAACCCTCGTCGGAGGTGCAGATCCGGATGCAGCGGTAACCGGGAATGTCGAATTCGATTCCCGCAAGATTGGCCCGGGAGACCTCTTTATTGCGCTGCCGGGGGCTCGGGTTGATGGGCACGATTTTGTCCGGCAGGCCGTCGAGAAGCACGGTGCTGTTGCCGCGATTGTGACCCATGACGTTGGCATGCCGGCGATTTTGGTGGCCCCTCAAGGTCGCTCGGAGTCGACCTCTGACGTGTATGCCCACGATGAAGATGGTTCTATGGCTGCGGCTATCGACGCTTTAAGCGCGTTGGCTCGCGAGGTTATTGATCGTCTCGCCGCAGATGGTTTGACTGTCGTTGGGGTGACTGGGTCAGCTGGAAAAACATCCACGAAAGATTTACTAGCCAGCGTGTTATCGCAGGCCGGACCAACCGTAGCGCCTCCTGGAAGTTTTAATAATGAACTGGGCCACCCGTACACGGCGCTGCGCTGCACCCCAGAGACTAGCTATCTCGTCGCGGAAATGTCGGCTCGTGGTATTGGTCATATCGCGCACCTTGCGCAGATTGCACCGCCACGGATTGGCGTCGAGCTGAATGTGGGCAGTGCGCATGTTGGTGAGTTTGGTTCGCGGGAAAATATCGCGGTGGCGAAAGGGGAGCTTGTTGAGGCTCTGCCGGACGCTGGAGCTGGTGGTATAGCGGTCCTCAACGCAGATGACCCGTTCGTTGCGGGCATGGCGCCCCGTACCGAGGCGCGGACCCTTTGGTATTCGGCCGGGCATCCGGTGGAGGGGGCACCGAAGCCGGACGTATGGGCTACAGACATCACGGTCGGCGCTGACGGCTGCGCCGAATTTAGTCTGAATACAGCAGATGGAATCACAGAAATTGCACTAGGTATCGCAGGCGAGCACCAGGTCGCGAATGCTCTGGCTGCCGCCACTGGCGGACTAGCAGTAGGGCTGGATCTGGCGACTGTAGCGCAGGCGTTGTGCGAACACCGCGCTGTCTCCCCACACAGGATGGCCACGTTTACCCGAAACGATGGTGTAACAATCATCGATGATGCCTACAACGCCAACCCGGAGTCGATGCGCGCAGGAATCGAGTCCGCTGTGCAGTCCGCGCGGTCACGGGCACAGGACTACCCGAATGCCCGGGTGTACGCAGTGCTTGGTCCGATGGGGGAGCTTGGATCCGCAGCCACCACCGCACACCGGGAATTAGGCCAGTGGATTACCCAGCGCCACGTTGCTGTGACCATTGGTGTTGGTGAGGACGAGCTCTCGCACGCGCTTGTGAGCGGTGTGACCGCCAACAGCAGCCCCGGGGTAACCGGGTTCCTCGTCGCGGATAAAGACGCGGCTGTGCGGTACCTCCACGAACATATCCGTCCCGGTGATGTGGTTCTGGTGAAAGCTTCGAATGCCTCACACTTGTGGGAAGTCGCCGAAGCCTTAAACACCTCCGTTTCGGGTGCCTAG
- a CDS encoding FtsW/RodA/SpoVE family cell cycle protein, translated as MWISRTIKRVSEWLESNPGIDYLMIRIIVFLLTGIGVVMVMSSSMTWSVLENSDVWGAALRQSIMVFVGLVGFWVALKIPPQVVRRFSGTALVVSLVLLVAVLIPGIGTGREEVGSQSWIALGPVQFQPSEIAKIGLAIFGASFLANRVHAVKNLQSRFNQFCAIAVLFILLVFLEGDVGMAATVTLTAVALMFFAGMHRSWIIAAVVAGLVGAVLLIVGGGFRSHRFHVYFDALFGHFEDTRGTAFQSYQGFLSLADGSVTGVGLGQSRAKWFYLPEARNDFIFAIVGEELGLWGGALVIILFFLLGFFGLRTAMRAQDQFQSLLAATLTIGVVAQAFINIAYVIGLLPVTGIQLPMISAGGTSAVITLVAMGILANIARHEPEAVSAVRSYGRPFFDRLLMIGEPLAPAETRTPSVAHPVRERGFRGRESAARAEREARFGVPVTERSTRDARSPKPVNYTSTQSSSRGRHPEGGQSAYRSRSSADAPRRPSSPRPSQRK; from the coding sequence ATGTGGATTTCCCGTACCATCAAGCGGGTTTCTGAGTGGCTGGAATCTAACCCTGGCATTGATTACTTGATGATCCGCATCATCGTTTTTCTGCTGACTGGTATTGGCGTCGTGATGGTGATGTCCAGTTCGATGACCTGGTCGGTGCTGGAAAATTCAGACGTCTGGGGCGCTGCGCTACGCCAGTCAATCATGGTATTCGTGGGCCTCGTTGGCTTTTGGGTGGCGTTGAAAATTCCTCCCCAGGTGGTACGTAGGTTTTCTGGTACTGCGCTTGTTGTGTCCTTAGTTTTGCTGGTTGCCGTTCTTATCCCGGGTATCGGCACCGGTAGGGAAGAGGTTGGCTCACAGTCGTGGATTGCGTTGGGTCCTGTACAGTTCCAGCCTTCGGAGATCGCGAAGATTGGCTTAGCTATTTTCGGTGCGTCATTCTTGGCCAACCGGGTCCATGCAGTGAAGAATCTGCAGTCGCGCTTCAACCAATTCTGCGCTATCGCTGTGCTTTTTATCCTTTTGGTGTTCCTCGAGGGTGATGTTGGCATGGCAGCGACGGTGACGCTTACCGCGGTGGCACTCATGTTTTTCGCGGGCATGCACCGAAGCTGGATCATCGCGGCTGTTGTCGCTGGTTTAGTGGGTGCCGTTTTGCTCATCGTGGGCGGCGGTTTCCGTTCGCATCGTTTCCACGTTTACTTCGATGCCCTGTTTGGCCACTTTGAAGATACACGTGGCACCGCGTTCCAGTCTTATCAGGGATTTTTGTCGCTTGCCGACGGATCCGTGACCGGCGTCGGTTTGGGACAGTCCCGCGCGAAGTGGTTCTACCTCCCCGAGGCGCGCAATGACTTTATCTTCGCCATTGTGGGTGAGGAGCTGGGCTTGTGGGGCGGAGCACTAGTAATCATCTTGTTCTTCCTGCTGGGATTCTTCGGGTTGCGTACCGCGATGCGTGCACAGGACCAGTTTCAGTCTTTGTTGGCAGCGACATTGACCATCGGTGTGGTCGCACAGGCGTTTATCAATATTGCCTACGTCATTGGGCTGTTGCCGGTGACTGGTATTCAGCTACCTATGATTTCTGCAGGTGGTACCTCTGCGGTGATTACCCTGGTCGCTATGGGAATATTGGCAAATATTGCCCGCCACGAACCAGAGGCCGTGTCGGCTGTGCGTTCATATGGGCGCCCATTCTTTGACCGCCTCCTCATGATTGGCGAGCCTTTGGCTCCCGCGGAAACCCGGACGCCTTCAGTGGCCCACCCAGTGCGAGAACGCGGATTCCGTGGCAGGGAGTCGGCTGCACGTGCTGAGCGCGAAGCGCGTTTCGGCGTTCCGGTTACGGAGCGTTCTACCCGTGATGCGCGGTCGCCGAAGCCGGTGAATTACACTTCGACACAGTCCTCAAGCCGGGGTCGGCATCCAGAAGGTGGCCAGAGTGCATATCGATCGCGTTCCAGCGCGGATGCCCCGCGTCGCCCAAGTAGCCCCCGGCCTTCACAACGAAAGTGA
- a CDS encoding peptidoglycan D,D-transpeptidase FtsI family protein: MTRSRLQKVVALLVAVCVILVGRLAWVQVVWGPDLAAQAENQRARIYTEPARRGHIADRHGNMLSFTMQARSLTVSPNLLRKELREQDWLEMRVNEDVSGLSEEERNSRLDKSVTATLEDMAKRIPTMIEDATTEDQDVKSEEILDKLKADSTYEVLVRNVDPDVAAEIAQTFHGVAADHQDIRQYPNGAVGENIIGKVSMDGQGQFGFELSGDELLAGENGRLTEDVSTNGQVIPGTLRDQVKAVDGSDVQLTIDVDLQTFLQQQLEQAKANSGAKGAEAVVLDSRTGEILAMANTDTIDPNGNIDKQLEDGKDFGNPSISAPFEPGSVAKIITAAAAIEEGVTTPDEVHQVPGSINMAGVTVNDAWAHGVVPYTTTGIFGKSSNVGTLMIAQRVGEEKFDHYVRSFGIGSETGVELPNESAGLYPTLENWGGGTFANLPIGQGMSWTGLQMASVYQALANGGQRIEPRIVKKVVDSSGEEVELEAPETTQVVSPETARTVIDMFRAVTQSDPSGMQSGTGSNGGIEGYQTSGKTGTAQKVEEATGAYSMNRFWITFAGVAPADNPRYVIAVMVDEPGRGVEPGGSGGQSAAPIFREVASWLLDRDNVPLSPPMDQKLILQAG; the protein is encoded by the coding sequence ATTACGCGCAGTCGCCTCCAGAAAGTTGTCGCATTGCTGGTAGCGGTGTGCGTCATCCTTGTTGGGCGCCTTGCCTGGGTCCAGGTCGTGTGGGGCCCAGACCTTGCTGCACAAGCTGAAAATCAACGTGCGCGTATCTACACGGAACCAGCGCGACGTGGACACATCGCAGACCGCCATGGGAACATGCTGTCCTTTACTATGCAGGCGCGTTCTTTAACGGTGTCGCCTAATCTTCTACGTAAAGAACTGCGCGAGCAGGACTGGCTGGAAATGCGTGTTAATGAAGACGTATCCGGTCTAAGTGAAGAGGAACGCAACTCACGCCTGGATAAGTCCGTCACTGCCACGTTGGAGGATATGGCTAAGCGAATCCCGACAATGATCGAGGACGCTACCACCGAAGACCAGGACGTCAAGAGCGAGGAGATCCTCGATAAGCTCAAGGCTGATAGCACCTACGAGGTGTTGGTCCGCAACGTCGACCCAGATGTCGCAGCCGAAATCGCCCAGACCTTCCATGGTGTGGCTGCTGACCACCAAGACATTCGTCAGTACCCGAACGGGGCAGTGGGCGAAAACATCATCGGCAAGGTGTCGATGGACGGTCAAGGCCAATTCGGTTTCGAGCTCTCTGGCGACGAACTGCTTGCCGGCGAAAACGGACGCCTCACAGAAGACGTATCCACCAACGGGCAAGTCATTCCTGGCACCTTGCGCGACCAAGTCAAAGCAGTCGACGGCTCGGACGTCCAACTGACTATCGACGTCGATCTACAGACTTTCCTCCAGCAGCAGCTCGAGCAAGCGAAAGCAAATTCAGGCGCCAAGGGGGCGGAAGCAGTCGTGCTGGATTCGCGGACCGGCGAAATCCTGGCGATGGCCAACACGGACACCATTGATCCGAACGGGAACATAGATAAACAGTTGGAGGACGGCAAAGACTTTGGCAACCCCTCCATCTCCGCGCCGTTCGAACCCGGTTCCGTCGCAAAGATCATTACTGCTGCCGCTGCCATTGAAGAGGGCGTGACCACCCCTGATGAGGTACACCAGGTACCTGGATCGATCAACATGGCGGGCGTGACCGTCAACGATGCGTGGGCGCATGGGGTTGTCCCGTACACCACCACCGGTATCTTCGGTAAGTCGTCGAACGTGGGTACTCTGATGATCGCGCAGCGGGTTGGTGAAGAGAAGTTTGACCATTACGTTCGCAGCTTCGGCATCGGGTCGGAGACAGGTGTCGAACTTCCTAATGAGTCAGCAGGTCTTTACCCAACGCTGGAGAACTGGGGCGGCGGTACTTTCGCGAACCTTCCTATTGGGCAGGGTATGTCCTGGACTGGGCTGCAGATGGCGTCAGTGTACCAAGCGCTGGCTAACGGCGGGCAGCGTATCGAGCCACGCATTGTGAAGAAGGTCGTGGACTCTTCAGGCGAAGAGGTGGAACTGGAAGCCCCAGAAACCACCCAGGTAGTCAGCCCAGAGACAGCCCGCACAGTCATCGATATGTTCCGTGCAGTCACGCAATCAGATCCCTCGGGAATGCAGTCCGGTACCGGCTCCAACGGCGGCATTGAGGGATACCAAACTTCCGGTAAGACGGGTACTGCGCAGAAGGTCGAGGAAGCTACCGGAGCGTACTCCATGAACCGCTTCTGGATCACGTTTGCCGGTGTTGCCCCAGCGGATAATCCCCGTTACGTCATTGCAGTCATGGTCGATGAACCAGGTCGCGGTGTCGAACCCGGTGGTTCAGGAGGCCAATCCGCGGCTCCAATCTTCCGAGAAGTTGCCAGCTGGCTGCTTGACCGCGACAACGTGCCGCTCTCGCCTCCGATGGACCAAAAGCTCATTCTCCAAGCGGGGTAG
- the mraY gene encoding phospho-N-acetylmuramoyl-pentapeptide-transferase gives MTNIIIAGAVSFLVAIFTTPLLIRYFSAEGLGQEIREDGPRSHMRKRGTPTMGGLAILLGITAGYLCSVIYGAATGTGGFSASGVLVLLLTLGLGGLGFADDFIKLFKNRNLGLNKTAKLVGQLVLAIGFALLILQFPNESGITPGSTNLSFVRDIPTIDLALGGGIGIALFVIFIIIVIAAWSNAVNLTDGLDGLAAGSTAMVMGAYTMMTFWQYRNSCSIDAAAGCYIVRDPLDLAVLAVAGFGACVGFLWWNAAPAKIFMGDTGSLALGGLVAGLSIASRTELLMVIVAALFVLEAVSVVIQVAVFRTTGKRFFRMAPFHHHFENGGWAETTVTIRFWIIAGLAAGIGMALFYGEWLSTTDSVGLFSMGVGA, from the coding sequence GTGACGAACATAATTATCGCCGGAGCCGTAAGCTTCCTCGTTGCAATCTTTACCACTCCGCTGCTCATCCGCTATTTCTCGGCGGAAGGCCTGGGGCAGGAGATCCGCGAGGATGGTCCGCGGTCCCACATGCGCAAGCGTGGAACGCCGACGATGGGTGGACTCGCAATCTTGCTGGGTATCACGGCAGGATATTTGTGCAGTGTTATCTACGGGGCTGCCACCGGGACCGGTGGTTTCTCCGCCTCGGGCGTGTTAGTACTGCTCCTGACCCTGGGCCTGGGCGGGTTGGGGTTCGCAGACGACTTCATCAAGCTGTTCAAGAACCGCAATCTGGGGCTCAATAAGACTGCTAAATTGGTGGGCCAGCTGGTCCTGGCGATTGGGTTCGCACTGCTTATTCTCCAGTTCCCAAATGAATCTGGGATTACACCGGGATCAACGAATCTTTCATTTGTCCGCGACATCCCCACGATTGATCTGGCTTTAGGTGGCGGAATTGGCATCGCGCTGTTCGTCATCTTCATCATCATCGTCATTGCCGCGTGGTCGAATGCGGTGAATCTCACCGATGGTCTTGATGGTCTGGCTGCTGGTTCTACCGCCATGGTCATGGGTGCGTACACGATGATGACGTTCTGGCAGTACCGAAACTCCTGCAGTATCGATGCCGCCGCGGGGTGCTACATTGTGCGCGACCCGCTGGACTTGGCGGTGCTGGCAGTCGCAGGTTTTGGTGCATGTGTTGGTTTCTTGTGGTGGAACGCTGCGCCGGCAAAGATTTTCATGGGTGATACCGGATCGCTGGCACTCGGTGGTTTGGTTGCTGGCTTGTCGATTGCGTCGCGCACGGAATTGCTCATGGTTATTGTGGCTGCACTGTTCGTCCTTGAGGCGGTGTCGGTGGTGATCCAGGTCGCTGTGTTCCGCACCACGGGTAAGCGGTTCTTCCGTATGGCGCCGTTCCACCACCACTTTGAAAACGGTGGCTGGGCCGAAACGACCGTGACTATCCGCTTCTGGATTATCGCCGGCCTAGCCGCAGGGATCGGCATGGCACTGTTCTACGGCGAATGGTTGAGTACAACCGATTCCGTGGGACTGTTCAGCATGGGCGTGGGAGCGTAG
- a CDS encoding UDP-N-acetylmuramoyl-L-alanyl-D-glutamate--2,6-diaminopimelate ligase, with product MTPAESSASSSVTLHDVAHAVSAEVRSIQSAEELARLRISGISLDSSTVGDGEIFAALPGTKTHGAKFAAETQAAAVLTDDAGAQLLAEAAEQRPVLVVPDIRDVLGTASTLIYGDPTKDLTVIGITGTSGKTTTSYLVETGLMATGAKVGLIGTTGTRIDGTPVPTSLTTPEAPTLQHLFADMRDQGVTHVVMEVSSHALSLGRVQGTHFAVGAFTNLSQDHLDFHPTMDDYFAAKALLFDPASTVAAEKAVVCVDDSWGEKMAAFNPDTWTVATHGQPGDVTASRTQVAVTGEQDFTVSLPHADGHHCVHLPLPGRFNVANAAVAIAIADRIDVDVAAFVAGIAEVAVPGRMQRIDEGQDFIAVVDYAHKPAAIAEVLDTLRSQVAGRVGIIIGAGGNRDHSKRPLMGEAAAQRADLVIVTDDNPRDEVPADIRKDVLAGAHSAGTSAEIREYDGRGAAIEALAAWAQPGDAIIVAGKGHETGQLVAGTVHPFDDRESLRAALQRRLGHGTENTANDNQA from the coding sequence ATGACACCAGCAGAAAGCTCCGCTAGCTCTTCCGTTACCCTTCACGATGTCGCCCATGCGGTCTCGGCCGAGGTGCGCTCCATTCAGTCCGCTGAGGAGCTCGCCCGGTTACGGATTTCTGGCATTAGCCTCGATTCTTCAACCGTCGGGGATGGCGAAATATTCGCTGCTCTTCCCGGCACTAAAACACATGGGGCGAAATTCGCTGCGGAGACTCAGGCCGCTGCAGTGCTTACCGACGACGCCGGCGCCCAGCTGCTCGCCGAAGCTGCAGAGCAGCGCCCGGTTTTGGTAGTCCCAGACATCCGCGATGTGCTGGGTACCGCATCCACCTTGATTTATGGCGATCCGACCAAGGACTTGACCGTCATCGGTATTACAGGAACCTCGGGGAAGACGACGACTAGCTACCTCGTAGAGACCGGGTTGATGGCCACCGGCGCCAAGGTAGGCTTGATCGGAACTACGGGCACCCGTATTGACGGAACTCCTGTTCCTACCAGCCTGACCACTCCGGAGGCACCAACTCTGCAGCACCTCTTTGCTGATATGCGTGACCAAGGCGTGACGCACGTGGTTATGGAAGTGTCCAGCCACGCTTTGTCACTGGGTCGTGTGCAGGGCACGCACTTTGCCGTGGGGGCTTTCACGAATCTCTCCCAAGACCACTTGGATTTTCACCCGACGATGGACGACTACTTTGCCGCTAAGGCATTGCTGTTTGATCCAGCTTCGACTGTCGCAGCGGAGAAAGCTGTGGTCTGTGTCGACGACTCGTGGGGCGAGAAGATGGCGGCTTTCAACCCGGATACGTGGACTGTGGCAACGCACGGGCAGCCCGGGGACGTTACGGCGTCGCGCACTCAGGTGGCTGTAACCGGCGAGCAGGATTTCACAGTGAGCCTTCCTCATGCTGACGGCCACCACTGCGTACACCTTCCGCTTCCCGGGCGTTTCAATGTGGCTAATGCCGCTGTTGCGATTGCCATCGCAGATCGCATTGATGTAGACGTTGCGGCCTTCGTCGCCGGTATTGCTGAAGTAGCCGTACCCGGACGAATGCAGCGCATAGATGAAGGCCAAGATTTCATCGCGGTTGTGGATTACGCGCACAAACCTGCGGCGATTGCAGAAGTGCTCGATACGTTGCGCAGCCAAGTTGCCGGCCGCGTCGGCATCATTATCGGTGCGGGTGGCAACCGTGACCATTCGAAGCGTCCACTCATGGGCGAAGCTGCGGCCCAGCGTGCAGACCTGGTCATAGTTACGGACGATAATCCTCGCGATGAAGTCCCAGCAGACATCCGTAAAGACGTCCTGGCAGGTGCGCATTCCGCCGGAACGTCTGCTGAGATTCGCGAATACGACGGACGAGGTGCTGCTATTGAAGCGCTGGCTGCATGGGCACAACCAGGGGATGCCATCATCGTTGCGGGTAAAGGGCACGAGACCGGTCAACTTGTGGCAGGTACTGTGCACCCGTTCGATGACCGTGAATCGCTGCGTGCCGCGCTGCAGCGACGCTTAGGCCACGGCACCGAAAATACAGCAAACGATAACCAGGCATAA
- the murD gene encoding UDP-N-acetylmuramoyl-L-alanine--D-glutamate ligase produces MENLLAHHERVFVAGAGVSGKSSALLLNSLQVPVVLVDDSTPAAETVKALADPATDFQIATTAEAQMQLRSGDLVVTSPGWRPDTPFLVAAAQAGCEVIGDVELVWRLDQSGQFGAPRTWCVVTGTNGKTTATGMLEAMFKAGGVSARAAGNIGVGIADVVREDPRIDVVVAELSSFQLHWAPQLTPDAGILLNLAEDHLDWHGGMDAYAAAKARALRGPIAVVGWDDRLVRTTVGKPGVVADDTTVVKTGLSDPDSYGDNGVGVLEGRLVSRIDGEETPVVDLSEISPAGPAGAYDAAAAMAVALRCGVDAHAIERALRTFEVAGHRGQTVAQAGGVSWVDNSKATNPHAADGALAGYDSVLWIAGGQLKGAHVTDLVQTHADRLRGVVALGVDRQDIIAAVEALGRDIPIHEVTTTNPVAAMEECVHWAGEHAQPGDVVLLAPAAASLDMFTGMGQRGDEFARAARKWCVACD; encoded by the coding sequence ATGGAGAACCTTCTTGCCCACCACGAGCGTGTTTTTGTTGCCGGCGCAGGTGTGTCGGGCAAATCTTCAGCTCTGCTGTTGAATTCCTTGCAGGTGCCCGTAGTGCTTGTCGACGACTCGACGCCCGCTGCGGAAACCGTGAAAGCTTTAGCTGACCCCGCCACCGATTTCCAGATCGCTACGACAGCTGAGGCACAAATGCAGCTGCGTTCGGGAGATCTTGTGGTGACATCGCCCGGCTGGCGCCCTGATACACCATTTTTGGTTGCAGCCGCCCAAGCTGGATGCGAAGTCATTGGAGATGTGGAACTGGTATGGAGACTTGACCAGTCGGGACAGTTCGGTGCTCCGCGGACGTGGTGCGTGGTCACGGGCACTAACGGTAAGACTACTGCCACGGGCATGCTGGAAGCGATGTTTAAGGCAGGGGGAGTCAGTGCTCGCGCGGCCGGAAATATCGGGGTAGGTATCGCTGACGTGGTGCGTGAGGATCCGCGGATCGACGTCGTCGTGGCGGAACTTTCCAGCTTCCAGTTGCATTGGGCGCCACAGCTGACGCCAGACGCGGGGATACTTCTGAACCTCGCGGAAGATCATCTGGATTGGCATGGTGGCATGGATGCGTATGCGGCAGCGAAAGCACGTGCCCTGCGTGGACCGATTGCTGTCGTGGGCTGGGACGACCGGTTGGTACGTACGACCGTCGGAAAGCCGGGAGTAGTAGCTGATGACACAACGGTGGTGAAGACCGGTCTATCGGATCCAGATTCGTATGGTGACAACGGCGTTGGAGTCTTAGAGGGCCGGTTGGTTTCCCGAATCGATGGGGAAGAGACCCCTGTGGTGGACCTATCGGAGATTTCTCCGGCTGGTCCCGCGGGAGCGTATGATGCTGCCGCTGCCATGGCGGTAGCCCTGCGATGTGGTGTGGATGCCCACGCCATCGAACGTGCGCTGCGCACTTTTGAGGTAGCCGGTCACCGCGGTCAGACTGTCGCGCAGGCAGGCGGGGTTTCGTGGGTTGATAATTCGAAAGCCACCAATCCCCACGCTGCGGATGGTGCACTGGCAGGATACGACTCGGTTCTCTGGATTGCTGGTGGTCAGCTCAAAGGTGCGCATGTGACGGACTTGGTGCAGACACATGCGGATCGTTTGCGTGGTGTTGTCGCATTGGGTGTAGACCGACAGGACATCATTGCTGCGGTCGAGGCTCTGGGACGTGATATTCCGATTCATGAGGTGACTACAACGAACCCGGTCGCCGCGATGGAGGAGTGCGTGCACTGGGCCGGTGAACATGCGCAGCCGGGTGATGTGGTGTTACTTGCACCGGCGGCGGCTTCCTTAGATATGTTCACCGGCATGGGGCAACGTGGCGATGAATTTGCCCGCGCAGCGCGTAAGTGGTGTGTCGCCTGTGACTAA
- the mraZ gene encoding division/cell wall cluster transcriptional repressor MraZ: MFLGTYTPKLDDKGRLTLPAKFREELAGGLMVTKGQDHSLAVYPREEFAARARKAAAVSRTNPQARAFIRNLAASADEQRPDSHGRITLSPGHREYAGLSKECVVIGSVDFLEIWDAQAWAEYQEQTEDAFSAADADDVLGGLL, translated from the coding sequence ATGTTCCTCGGCACCTACACTCCCAAGCTCGATGACAAAGGACGTCTGACGCTCCCGGCGAAATTTCGTGAGGAACTTGCCGGCGGGTTGATGGTCACTAAGGGCCAGGATCACTCTCTAGCGGTGTACCCGCGAGAAGAGTTCGCGGCTCGCGCACGCAAGGCAGCTGCTGTGTCACGAACGAATCCACAGGCACGTGCGTTCATTCGTAACTTGGCGGCGAGCGCTGACGAGCAACGGCCTGACTCCCACGGGCGCATCACATTGTCCCCAGGTCACCGTGAATACGCTGGCCTGAGCAAAGAATGCGTGGTCATCGGGTCCGTGGATTTCCTGGAAATTTGGGACGCACAAGCTTGGGCGGAGTACCAAGAGCAGACGGAGGACGCATTCTCTGCTGCGGACGCTGACGATGTTTTAGGCGGGTTGTTGTAG
- the rsmH gene encoding 16S rRNA (cytosine(1402)-N(4))-methyltransferase RsmH — protein sequence MVDQAETFPRRGQVVADHYDEALTVNHGHVPVMRDRVTELLDPALRMPGAVLIDATLGAGGHTEHFLETYPDLYVLGIDRDPIALANATERLARFGNRFEPAQFRFDELEDAVEQGSGEASASARDYGVAGALFDLGVSSMQLDQAERGFAYKVDAPLDMRMDPTKGITAADILNTYSHGELAHVLKTYGDERFAGKIASAVLKEREKEAFTTSARLVELLYAVIPAATRRTGGHPAKRTFQALRVEVNQELDAIERSIPAITHSLRVGGRVVYMAYQSHEDKIVKKAFADLTEDKTPSGLPVPLPGMEPDFALLTRGAEKATPEEIEQNPRSAPVRVRAVERIKPAALEHTS from the coding sequence ATGGTCGACCAGGCGGAAACTTTTCCAAGAAGGGGGCAGGTAGTGGCGGATCACTACGATGAGGCGTTAACCGTCAACCATGGCCACGTACCAGTCATGCGCGACCGTGTCACAGAGCTGCTCGACCCGGCACTGCGCATGCCCGGAGCGGTGCTTATCGACGCCACCTTGGGAGCCGGCGGTCACACAGAACACTTTCTGGAAACCTACCCGGATCTTTATGTATTAGGCATTGACCGGGACCCCATCGCGCTAGCAAACGCAACCGAAAGGCTTGCCCGTTTCGGGAATCGATTCGAACCTGCACAATTCCGCTTCGATGAGCTCGAAGATGCGGTCGAGCAAGGATCAGGTGAAGCGTCGGCAAGCGCCCGCGACTATGGAGTTGCGGGTGCCCTGTTCGATCTTGGGGTCTCGTCTATGCAGCTCGACCAAGCTGAGCGAGGATTCGCGTACAAGGTGGACGCCCCACTAGATATGCGCATGGACCCTACCAAGGGGATTACGGCTGCGGACATCTTGAACACCTACAGCCACGGCGAACTGGCCCATGTCTTGAAAACGTACGGCGACGAGCGGTTTGCCGGAAAGATTGCATCAGCTGTGCTGAAGGAACGGGAGAAGGAGGCCTTCACTACGTCAGCTCGGTTGGTGGAATTGCTGTATGCGGTCATCCCAGCAGCGACGCGCCGTACCGGAGGGCATCCCGCAAAGCGTACGTTCCAGGCTCTGCGCGTCGAGGTGAACCAGGAACTCGACGCCATTGAACGTTCGATCCCTGCGATTACGCACAGCCTTCGTGTCGGAGGGCGTGTGGTGTACATGGCTTACCAATCCCACGAAGACAAGATCGTGAAGAAAGCCTTCGCAGACCTTACCGAAGACAAAACCCCCTCGGGCTTGCCCGTTCCGCTTCCCGGCATGGAACCAGACTTTGCTCTGCTTACCCGTGGCGCCGAGAAGGCTACACCTGAAGAAATTGAACAAAACCCACGCTCGGCGCCGGTGCGCGTCAGGGCTGTAGAAAGAATTAAACCGGCGGCATTGGAGCACACATCATGA